The following are encoded together in the Phragmites australis chromosome 19, lpPhrAust1.1, whole genome shotgun sequence genome:
- the LOC133900609 gene encoding PAN domain-containing protein At5g03700-like → MREGMVVPAIAIIIAALCVASAVLLVDGAKGEELTTLLSNGFTATHAAGATAPFEPVLHAPNGVFAFGFLRVGSASLDLAVVHLSSSFPLWSASPTRLGDWSRPATLTFDSSLVLTDPEHGVLWQTLNTIGDTVVLLDSSNLVVRRYAKPMPAWQSFDNPSDTLVLDQNFTVSSPPLISKNRRFALRLGKSYMALHMESYGGRAMPMYWKHTALQSQPENATQPPVYGCLDGRGFFGLYLEGGGQKVDVLSFDTFAQSITGVFRRMTLEDDGNLRAYYWTSESKAWTSDYKAISERCGLPTSCGAYGLCVPGEAQCQCLNDSPSTSPPCHAEETTDLCAGNGDGQLFDVVRRKRVSVAYKEELPFQTNKTAAECEQACAANCSCWGALHNAASGYCYPIDFPVETLLYEADDRKVGYFKVRKLPSPKRPGMSPGETAATAVLSLILAGLAAAGAYIGYRVWERKSRRRAGMEQELVPGPYKDLKYMASSNNSFKA, encoded by the coding sequence ATGAGGGAAGGCATGGTTGTTCCGGCGATCGCCATCATCATCGCTGCGCTATGCGTGGCATCGGCGGTGCTTCTTGTCGACGGAGCCAAGGGGGAAGAGCTTACGACGCTGCTGTCGAATGGCTTCACCGCGACGCACGCGGCGGGCGCGACGGCGCCGTTCGAGCCGGTGTTGCACGCGCCCAACGGCGTCTTCGCGTTCGGCTTCCTCCGCGTCGGCTCGGCGTCGCTCGACCTCGCAGTGGTCCACCTGTCCTCCTCCTTCCCGCTCTGGAGCGCCTCGCCGACCCGCCTCGGGGATTGGTCGCGCCCGGCGACGCTCACCTTCGACAGCAGCCTGGTCCTCACCGACCCGGAGCACGGCGTGCTGTGGCAGACTCTCAACACCATCGGCGACACCGTTGTGCTGCTCGACTCCTCCAACCTCGTCGTCCGGCGATACGCGAAGCCCATGCCGGCGTGGCAGAGCTTCGACAACCCCTCCGACACGCTCGTCCTCGACCAGAACTTCACCGTCTCGTCGCCGCCGCTCATCTCCAAGAACCGCCGGTTCGCACTCCGCCTCGGCAAGTCGTACATGGCGCTGCACATGGAGTCCTACGGCGGCCGGGCGATGCCGATGTATTGGAAGCACACGGCGCTCCAGTCTCAGCCGGAGAACGCGACGCAGCCGCCGGTGTATGGCTGCCTCGACGGCCGCGGTTTCTTCGGGCTGTACCTCGAGGGCGGCGGCCAGAAGGTCGACGTGCTCTCGTTCGACACGTTCGCGCAGAGCATCACTGGCGTCTTCCGGCGCATGACGCTAGAAGACGACGGTAACCTCCGGGCATACTACTGGACAAGCGAATCCAAGGCTTGGACCTCCGACTACAAGGCCATCTCCGAGCGGTGCGGGCTGCCAACCTCGTGCGGCGCGTACGGCCTGTGCGTACCGGGCGAGGCCCAGTGCCAGTGCCTCAACGACAGCCCGAGCACCTCCCCGCCGTGCCACGCCGAGGAGACCACCGACCTCTGTGCCGGCAATGGTGACGGACAGTTGTTCGACGTGGTGCGGCGGAAGCGGGTGTCCGTGGCGTACAAGGAGGAGCTGCCGTTCCAGACGAACAAGACGGCGGCGGAGTGCGAGCAGGCTTGCGCCGCCAACTGCAGCTGCTGGGGCGCGTTGCACAACGCCGCGAGCGGGTACTGCTACCCCATCGACTTCCCCGTGGAGACGCTGCTGTACGAGGCCGACGACCGGAAGGTGGGCTACTTCAAGGTCAGGAAGCTGCCGAGTCCAAAACGACCGGGCATGTCGCCAGGCGAGACCGCCGCGACGGCGGTGCTGTCGCTGATCCTGGCGGGCCTGGCCGCGGCCGGAGCGTACATCGGGTACAGAGTGTGGGAGAGGAAGAGTCGGCGACGTGCGGGGATGGAGCaggagctggtgccggggccgtACAAGGACCTCAAGTACATGGCCAGCTCTAACAACTCGTTCAAGGCATGA